A window of Desulfobacterales bacterium contains these coding sequences:
- a CDS encoding alpha/beta hydrolase — translation MKRKLPIFSTVEGREQYLAAYEAMFSLWKVPHDAIDVKTSYGSTHINASGSEDGYPLVLLHAAGLSSTVWFANIAQLSAHHRVYAVDMIGDAGKSVAERLLDKRADYAIWLKEVFDGLNIERGDLLGHSYGGWLTLNMAQAFPQRLRKIVLLAPAASYRPLGFITKLVFFLGEFRIHPPARSMLKAAAAKQTVLEETFVHLMEEVTRYCRPAMIYPTVYTDQELKQIDLPALLLIGDAEKIYNPRKAIERAQRLMPDLTFEIIADAGHLLILDQPESINAHILKFLSK, via the coding sequence ATGAAAAGGAAACTACCTATTTTTTCAACTGTGGAGGGTCGCGAACAATATCTGGCGGCCTACGAGGCCATGTTTTCGCTGTGGAAAGTGCCCCATGATGCCATTGACGTCAAAACAAGCTATGGCTCTACCCATATCAATGCCAGTGGTTCTGAGGATGGGTATCCGCTGGTGCTGTTGCATGCCGCCGGTTTGAGCTCAACCGTCTGGTTCGCCAACATTGCTCAGTTAAGCGCCCATCATCGGGTTTACGCGGTCGATATGATCGGGGACGCCGGCAAAAGCGTGGCGGAGCGACTACTGGATAAGCGGGCAGATTATGCAATATGGCTAAAAGAGGTGTTTGACGGGTTAAACATTGAAAGAGGAGATCTGCTGGGGCATTCCTACGGGGGCTGGTTAACGCTGAATATGGCGCAGGCCTTTCCGCAGCGGCTGCGCAAAATCGTATTGCTGGCCCCGGCGGCATCCTACCGCCCCCTGGGTTTCATAACGAAACTCGTATTTTTTCTGGGTGAGTTCAGGATTCATCCCCCCGCAAGGTCGATGTTAAAGGCAGCGGCCGCCAAACAAACGGTGCTGGAAGAGACCTTTGTTCATCTGATGGAGGAAGTCACGCGCTATTGTCGCCCGGCCATGATATATCCGACCGTGTATACAGATCAGGAACTCAAGCAGATCGATCTGCCCGCTCTATTGTTAATCGGTGATGCCGAAAAGATATACAATCCCCGCAAGGCTATCGAACGCGCGCAACGATTAATGCCCGATCTAACATTTGAAATCATTGCAGACGCCGGTCATCTCCTGATCTTGGATCAGCCGGAGAGCATTAACGCCCATATTCTGAAATTCTTAAGCAAATAA